A single genomic interval of Penicillium psychrofluorescens genome assembly, chromosome: 2 harbors:
- a CDS encoding uncharacterized protein (ID:PFLUO_003335-T1.cds;~source:funannotate), with translation MSTFDVTAVRARFPALQQEQVFMDNAGGSQVLDTVADSIRSYLLSTNVQLGATYKASEVSTAVYTEAYKAAADFIHATPEEISIGISTTQLLHNLSTALTFQAGDELILSKLNHEANIAPWVRIAERMGLTVKWWSASDPKNPNCDPADLKTLLSDKTRLVACPHVSNITGTISPIREIADAVHTYPRALLCVDGVALAPHRQVDVQALGVDFYAFSWYKVYGPHLGQLYASSRIHDQVQSLAHFFKPTDTLDQKLNLSSANYELTQSIPHVVAFFGPQPGQTWSQIAAHEERLQEILLSFLASDPRITVIGEPSPSKERRVPVISFTVRGLGSQQLVEAVEARSAFGFRSGHMYSHRLLAEVCGVADVDDGVVRLSFVHYTSEAEVQGVVAVLQEVLSTA, from the exons ATGTCTACCTTTGATGTAACTGCGGTGCGCGCGCGCTTCCCTGCTTTGCAGCAAGAGCAGGTGTTTATGGACAATGCGG GAGGCAGCCAGGTCCTTGACACCGTGGCCGATTC CATTCGGTCGTACCTCTTGAGCACGAATGTCCAGCTCGGAGCCACATACAAGGCCTCGGAGGTCTCCACGGCTGTCTATACCGAGGCATACAAAGCTGCCGCGGACTTCATCCATGCCACGCCGGAAGAG ATTAGCATCGGCATCTCGACCACCCAGCTGCTGCACAATCTCTCTACAGCCCTCACGTTCCAGGCGGGCGATGAGCTGATCCTGTCCAAGCTCAACCATGAAGCCAATATCGCTCCATGGGTGCGCATTGCTGAACGGATGGGATTAACGGTGAAATGGTGGTCTGCCTCCGACCCCAAGAATCCGAACTGTGATCCCGCAGACCTCAAGACCTTGCTCTCGGACAAGACCCGGCTGGTGGCTTGTCCTCACGTCTCGAACATCACGGGGACGATCAGTCCGATCCGCGAGATTGCCGATGCCGTGCACACCTATCCTCGC GCGCTGCTGTGTGTGGACGGGGTGGCTCTCGCGCCACACCGGCAGGTAGATGTACAAGCGCTGGGTGTGGACTTCTAC GCCTTCTCGTGGTATAAAGTCTACGGCCCGCATCTCGGGCAGCTGTATGCCTCGTCGCGCATCCACGACCAGGTCCAGTCGCTCGCGCACTTCTTCAAGCCCACCGACACGCTTGACCAGAAACTGAACCTGTCGTCGGCGAACTACGAGCTGACGCAGAGCATCCCGCATGTCGTGGCGTTCTTCGGCCCCCAGCCCGGGCAGACCTGGTCGCAGATCGCGGCCCACGAAGAACGCCTGCAGGAGATCCTGCTGTCCTTCCTGGCGTCTGACCCGCGCATCACGGTGATTGGGGAgccgtcgccgtcgaagGAGCGGCGGGTGCCCGTCATCAGCTTCACGGTGCGCGGCCTCGGCAgccagcagctggtggaggccgtggaggcgcGATCGGCGTTTGGGTTCCGCAGTGGGCATATGTATAGCCACCGGCTGCTGGCGGAGGTGTGTGGGGTGGCGGATGTGGATGACGGGGTGGTGCGGTTGAGCTTTGTGCATTACACCAGTG AGGCGGAGGTGCagggggtggtggcggtgcTGCAGGAGGTGCTGTCTACGGCATAG
- a CDS encoding uncharacterized protein (ID:PFLUO_003341-T1.cds;~source:funannotate): MTIFCMSIWALITATILLTSGVSHNKWQLLAGRILNYVYIGMELSSVPVYQSEVVPAPIRGLAVGSYQLSLGIGGLIVNCICRGTSEINDDRSWMIPYGLYYVIPTFVASCIWFIPESPRWLLMKDRDEDALQSLITLRGRGHEISPEQELELIRISLREEADQGTYSDLFKGYNRRRTLIVIGIGFFFQATGNSFSGHYSAVFVKSLGTINPFDVTVAQTAINTVTTFFGILLLDRIGRRKIWIVGSFFMLVFMMATGGLGIHTPVSYKASQGIVATMLLYQATYAATVGPLYYTLITEIPASRLRDKTVRLGATANIVTM, from the exons ATGACAATCTTCTGCATGTCCATCTGGGCTCTGATTACTGCAACTATTCTACTCACATCGGGAGTCAGCCACAACAAATGGCAGCTTCTGGCTGGTCGTATCCTGAACTACGTCTATATTGGAATGGAGCTTAGCTCTGTCCCAGTGTATCAATCTGAAGTTGTCCCGGCCCCAATCCGAGGTCTTGCAGTCGGTTCCTACCAGTTATCGCTGGGTATTGGCGGACTCATCGTCAACTGCATTTGTCGAGGGACCAGCGAAATCAATGATGATAGGTCTTG GATGATTCCCTACGGACTTTACTACGTTATTCCAACGTTCGTTGCCAGCTGCATTTGGTTTATACCAGAG TCTCCGCGATGGCTCCTCATGAAGGACAGAGACGAGGATGCCTTGCAGTCTTTGATCACACTTCGAGGCAGAGGCCATGAAATATCTCCGGAGCAAGAACTTGAACTGATCCGAATCTCTTTGCGAGAGGAGGCCGATCAAGGAACATACAGTGATCTATTCAAGGGTTACAATCGCCGTCGAACTCTCATAGTAATCGGCAtaggcttcttctttcaagcAACCGGAAATTCATTCAGCGGTCATTATTCGGCGGTTTTTGTCAAATCTCTCGGCACGATTAACCCGTTCGATGTGACTGTTGCCCAGACTGCAATCAACACCGTGACCACGTTTTTCGGAatcctgctgctggatcGCATAGGACGCCGAAAAATCTGGATCGTTGGCTCTTTCTTCATGCTCGTGTTCATGATGGCCACTGGAGGTCTGGGAATCCACACGCCCGTCTCCTACAAGGCGAGCCAGGGAATCGTGGCCACGATGCTTCTCTATCAAGCGACATATGCAGCGACTGTCGGACCCCTATACTATACACTTATTACCGAGATCCCGGCGTCTCGTCTTCGCGATAAGACCGTTCGCCTCGGGGCTACTGCCAATATTGTTACAATGTGA
- a CDS encoding uncharacterized protein (ID:PFLUO_003340-T1.cds;~source:funannotate): protein MAGADHGPQLLSANRSAKRPFNRRSGCATCRRRKVRCDERRDVCGNCLRLNIECSWYPTSELLQRSRVNNACRRCRQKKMRCTSSRSTAPCDPCQADGEECSLARHQEHAIETNTEIPGHAELRSLLDAYFDGPHFFYFYTFIHRPTFQQVFDRGAIPNFLLLIVLATSLHFLDPQDSRADKWADESRRLIMLEIFSPPSTTTLQALLLLQRYEWHRAEHMNAWILSGLAIRLTQGLQLNLEIPDETRATVTVRETRRRLMWSCLVMESMIESGRSPLSRLNLPSIEVKLPCNENAFQLALETNMAGLDQLVNEQGYLESDPNVSHSTRPGISAFLVKLAVLRREILNYTLPYHPRNRGHTPPQRPWDHDSPFWKFEQKLEEWQACLPMDLQFNDDVMYRRHPQLFNFITLHCLFHGCWCDLNRIGSYITALAQVDSPSNPLKNSPQSFLSNCRRNRLRHAFSMCKVISDSMSLHGPVHDPVVAISASLAIRILAIERRAEDSIVLGLTNEEVYSVLNAPIQCVKEVCRRSKPISELFCSICDLAKRNGYHIDITNLSTGIDTNSTSTPNQQTEEPGRPTSPSLRIFGTFGKIQIDMASRGDAFAPTARSPAEEDSDVFNYVDCGLRQTNQAEAPPNNPTLALPDAPFSPFDMFNSSAQEMGYGWGDGTLNFSMSPVQLGWINQSLDLDFNYDSFV from the exons atggctggAGCAGACCATGGACCTCAGCTGCTGAGTGCGAACCGATCTGCCAAGCGCCCCTTCAATCGCCGATCCGGGTGCGCGACCTGCAGGAGACGGAAG GTGCGCTGTGACGAACGTCGCGATGTATGTGGTAACTGCTTGCGACTCAACATCGAGTGCTCGTGGTATCCCACGTCGGAGCTGCTACAGCGGTCGCGCGTGAACAATGCCTGTAGAAGATGCAGGCAAAAGAAG ATGAGATGCACATCGAGTCGTTCAACCGCACCATGCGACCCCTGCCAAGCCGACGGAGAAGAATGCAGTCTTGCCAGACATCAAGAACATGCCATTGAGACTAATACTGAGATTCCTGGCCATGCTGAATTGAGAAGCCTTCTCGACGCCTATTTCGATGGCCCTCATTTTTTCTACTTCTACACCTTCATCCACCGGCCTACATTTCAGCAGGTGTTCGACCGGGGGGCTATCCCTAattttcttctgctcatcGTCCTCGCGACCAGTCTACACTTTCTTGATCCACAAGACAGCCGTGCGGACAAGTGGGCAGACGAAAGCCGCCGGCTCATCATGTTGGAGATtttctctccaccatcgACAACCACATTGCAGGCGCTGCTTTTGCTCCAACGCTACGAATGGCACCGAGCTGAACATATGAATGCTTGGATTCTCTCCGGGCTGGCAATCCGTCTCACACAAGGCCTACAGCTCAATCTTGAAATCCCCGATGAGACCCGGGCCACCGTGACTGTCCGAGAAACCCGGCGACGGCTTATGTGGAGTTGCCTTGTGATGGAGTCGATGATCGAATCTGGGCGCAGTCCTCTCAGTAGACTCAACCTGCCATCAATTGAGGTCAAACTTCCGTGCAACGAAAATGCGTTCCAGCTGGCACTCGAGACCAACATGGCCGGACTGGATCAGCTAGTCAACGAGCAGGGTTATCTGGAGAGTGACCCCAACGTTTCCCACTCCACACGTCCTGGGATATCCGCGTTTTTGGTCAAGCTTGCAGTTTTGCGACGGGAGATTCTCAACTACACCCTACCCTATCACCCCAGGAACAGGGGCCATACACCACCGCAGCGTCCATGGGACCACGACTCGCCCTTCTGGAAGTTTGAGCAGAAGCTAGAAGAGTGGCAAGCCTGTTTGCCCATGGACCTTCAATTCAACGACGATGTCATGTATCGCCGTCACCCCCAGCTCTTCAACTTTATTACTCTCCACTGTCTCTTTCACGGCTGCTGGTGTGATCTGAATCGAATAGGGTCTTATATCACAGCTCTAGCTCAGGTGGACAGCCCCTCTAACCCTCTCAAAAATTCGCCCCAGTCGTTCCTGTCCAATTGTCGGCGCAACCGTTTACGACATGCTTTTTCAATGTGCAAAGTCATATCCGATAGCATGAGCCTGCACGGTCCAGTTCACGATCCTGTCGTGGCGATATCTGCCTCTCTCGCGATTCGGATCCTGGCCATTGAGCGGCGAGCGGAGGACAGTATTGTTCTCGGGCTTACAAACGAAGAGGTCTATTCAGTTTTAAATGCCCCGATACAATGTGTCAAAGAGGTTTGTCGGCGGTCGAAGCCTATATCCGAGTTG TTTTGCTCGATATGCGACCTTGCCAAACGCAATGGATATCATATAGATATAACAAATCTATCCAC GGGCATTGATACCAACTCTACTTCCACCCCGAATCAACAGACCGAGGAGCCGGGAAGACCAACCTCGCCAAGTCTGCGTATATTTGGCACCTTTGGCAAAATCCAAATTGACATGGCTAGCCGAGGAGACGCATTTGCCCCTACTGCTCGCAGCCCAGCAGAGGAGGATAGCGACGTGTTCAACTACGTCGATTGTGGCCTCCGCCAAACCAACCAGGCAGAAGCACCTCCAAACAACCCAACTCTAGCATTACCTGATGCACCATTTTCTCCATTTGACATGTTTAATTCCAGCGCACAGGAAATGGGATACGGCTGGGGCGATGGGACACTCAACTTTTCAATGAGTCCGGTACAGTTGGGCTGGATCAACCAGAGTCTGGATTTGGATTTCAACTATGATAGCTTTGTATGA
- a CDS encoding uncharacterized protein (ID:PFLUO_003336-T1.cds;~source:funannotate): MDVLGLNLSNPSSISKASHAHPYASSISSSASSSSSSVFSLDAISSQISSTSTNPVDVIWENNNNNDGDHQAAGRNPSAGCPRAFAKGTLPKATDASVPPEMRQHPRRTNSFAANGPSARAPPCLLRQSERKVNFVDNLVDTASQIVEIVWPLSAAASRSDAATGTKGVLPLRTFIQETLRRSRTSYSTLQVALYYLIKIKPHVPSHDFTHEQPRDQSLLRAMQCGRRMFLAALILASKYLQDRNYSARAWSKISGLNTLEINQNELMFLEAVGWRLHICEATFQRWTDLVLKLTPGAGGPPAFDGQCWRTVLPRLTTELDTVDPEPTTPVAAMSGMDLGLADSPSPRSVLSNSSVDSSSRESTPTCPRSLPRTLEPTPTAEYSHPPMPALARPPMLPTPQMTPQSHVASTPAASGAACAPRRPSICMAMSQAQNMCMARSTLDPRPPLSFCARAHSYDGYPAAIRRSSLARSTSSASSPDSMVSDVSTLSSRSSRSSSVSSNASGAGGSAPPRLAVKAALRCTSNSLKESRKTLAIATPIDESALVEVYSSPEAYPGAMASATDLSAFSLDQEAARSLCELSGAATPAQRQCRKRGRTGSDDLLLQNHVRHLISLGASGEPTVLPDGELANSFLVRGATASGATGLVSGPAGMKRACCGSEARKVALNPSMRTEFLN; the protein is encoded by the exons ATGGACGTCTTAGGTTTGAACTTGTCAAACCCGAGCTCTATATCGAAAGCGTCTCACGCTCATCCCTATgcctcctcgatctcctcctccgcctcctcctcatcttcctccgtcTTTTCCCTCGACGCTATTTCTTCACAAATCTCGTCCACGTCCACCAACCCGGTCGATGTGATCTGggaaaataataataataatgacGGCGATCATCAGGCGGCCGGACGGAACCCCAGCGCGGGTTGCCCCCGTGCCTTTGCCAAGGGAACTCTTCCCAAGGCGACGGATGCGTCGGTGCCGCCGGAGATGCGCCAGCATCCTCGGCGCACCAACAGTTTCGCGGCCAACGGTCCCAGCGCGCGGGCGCCGCCCTGTCTGCTCCGCCAGTCGGAGCGGAAAGTGAACTTTGTCGACAACCTCGTCG ACACTGCGTCGCAAATCGTTGAGATCGTCTGGCCTTTgtccgccgccgcatccCGCAGTGATGCCGCGACCGGAACCAAAGGCGTGCTTCCTCTTCGTACCTTCATCCAGGAAACGCTCCGTCGCTCGCGCACTAGTTACAGCACCCTGCAGGTGGCCTTGTATTatctgatcaagatcaagCCTCATGTTCCCTCGCACGACTTCACCCACGAGCAACCGCGGGACCAGTCGCTTCTGCGGGCCATGCAGTGTGGCCGCCGGATGTTTCTGGCAGCGCTGATCCTTGCGTCCAAGTATCTGCAGGACCGTAACTACTCCGCCCGCGCCTGGAGCAAAATCTCCGGTCTCAACACGCTTGAGATCAATCAGAACGAGCTGATGTTCCTCGAAGCGGTGGGCTGGCGCTTGCACATCTGCGAGGCCACCTTCCAACGATGGACAGACTTGGTCTTGAAGTTGACCCCCGGTGCCGGTGGTCCTCCCGCTTTCGACGGCCAGTGCTGGCGTACAGTTCTGCCCCGTCTGACTACCGAGTTGGACACGGTGGATCCTGAGCCGACGACCCCGGTGGCTGCCATGAGTGGCATGGACCTCGGTCTGGCGGACTCGCCATCGCCTCGCAGTGTGCTGAGCAACAGCTCTGTCGATTCGTCCTCGCGCGAATCAACCCCTACCTGCCCGCGCAGCTTGCCGCGGACCCTGGAGCCCACTCCTACAGCGGAGTACTCCCACCCCCCGATGCCGGCTCTTGCGCGGCCGCCGATGCTGCCTACGCCCCAGATGACCCCCCAGTCCCATGTGGCCTCCACTCCTGCTGCGAGTGGGGCTGCTTGTGCCCCTCGCCGCCCCTCCATCTGTATGGCAATGTCCCAGGCGCAGAACATGTGCATGGCGCGATCGACTCTCGATCCGCGCCCGCCCCTGTCCTTTTGCGCGCGGGCTCATTCCTACGATGGTTACCCGGCGGCGATTCGCCGGTCCTCTCTGGCGCgctcgacctcctcggcgtcttctccggATTCTATGGTGTCTGACGTCTCTACGCTGTCATCTCGCTCTTCGCGTTCGTCATCGGTCTCGTCCAACGCCTCTGGTGCCGGTGGATCTGCTCCCCCCCGCCTCGCCGTCAAGGCGGCTCTGCGTTGCACTAGCAACTCTTTGAAGGAATCTCGGAAGACCTTGGCTATCGCTACTCCCATTGACGAGAGTGCCTTGGTCGAAGTCTACAGTTCCCCTGAAGCGTATCCCGGCGCGATGGCATCTGCTACCGATCTATCCGCCTTCTCGCTGGACCAAGAAGCTGCCCGGAGCCTGTGCGAGCTCTCGGGCGCTGCCACCCCTGCCCAACGCCAGTGCCGCAAACGCGGCCGCACGGGGTCCgatgacctccttctccaaaacCATGTGCGCCACCTCATCAGCCTCGGCGCATCCGGTGAGCCCACCGTTCTGCCCGACGGCGAGTTGGCCAACTCCTTCCTGGTCCGTGGCGCCACCGCGTCTGGAGCGACGGGGCTGGTGTCCGGACCTGCCGGCATGAAAcgcgcctgctgcggcagcgagGCTCGCAAGGTTGCTCTCAACCCGAGCATGCGCACGGAGTTTCTGAATTGA
- a CDS encoding uncharacterized protein (ID:PFLUO_003339-T1.cds;~source:funannotate) codes for MIPQPRHVPSAFLAATSLVNAPVPSAAPDSAVQAPSNFIGFGFETAFINDYANDFTVNLIDSVAQRLGTTPTIRIGGTSGDRVLFDPSQDEVKVCIAGDCPIGSSATYILGPSYFDGFASFQDFDMTFQAPLGPTLNISNTLTYVSQAYNSVAKDRLAAIAIGNEPNLYPSQYDITYTVGQYVNDSKTVMGNVSNALGLDTSRIFEVLDFATGSPSFTLADAFEDKIDSSDNVKFAAWHYYQLETDYTTVAQQQTYLMNHTAITSLFGSFGSQIDYLQANDPDVQFVLSETGSGTESSIEIVAGFGAALWCIDFQLYSLTQGVSRVDATHRPAALHSYWVPDNSAGDTNPGPQVRGVWYALPFIADFIGNSPGKVAEVDLGSDVLTAYAMYNASTNHLSKVALINLNAWVNGGSSGVRGSKNVSIPISAGTFTYKVQRLVSAAGAQAMGFDYGGPTENITWAGEQWSYSINQGKGSLLAGVSTGETHRGTGGVVNIEVSDSEAVLVTFNGL; via the exons ATGATTCCTCAACCTCGACACGTGCCAAGTGCTTTTCTGGCTGCAACCTCCTTGGTGAATGCTCCAGTGCCATCTGCGGCCCCAGACAGCGCCGTCCAAGCTCCTTCTAATTTTATCGGCTTCGGGTTTGAGACGGCGTTTATCAATGATTATGCGAATGATTTCACTGTCAATCTGATCGACTCTGTTGCTCAGCGACTTGGCACAACACCCACAATCCGCATCGGTGGAACCAGCGGTGACCGCGTACTCTTTGATCCAAGCCAGGATGAGGTGAAGGTCTGCATTGCCGGCGATTGCCCGATTGGCTCCTCGGCAACGTACATCCTAGGACCCAGCTATTTCGATGGCTTTGCGAGCTTTCAAGATTTTGACATGACTTTCCAAGCTCCACTGGGTCCTACGCTCAACATCTCGAATACTCTTACATACGTGTCTCAGGCATACAACAGTGTCGCCAAAGACCGTTTGGCGGCAATCGCAATTGGAAACGAGCCTAATCTTTATCCTTCACAATACGACATCACGTATACGGTCGGTCAATATGTCAATGATTCGAAGACAGTCATGGGCAATGTTTCGAACGCTTTGGGATTGGACACGTCACGTATATTTGAAGTGCTGGACTTTGCAACAGGAAGCCCTTCCTTTACCCT cgccgatGCATTCGAGGATAAGATCGATAGCTCCGACAATGTCAAATTCGCCGCCTGGCACTACTATCAGCTCGAGACGGACTATACGACTGTAGCGCAACAGCAGACCTATCTTATGAACCACACCGCGATCACCTCCTTGTTCGGTTCTTTTGGTTCTCAAATAGACTATCTGCAGGCCAACGACCCTGACGTCCAGTTTGTGTTGAGCGAAACCGGTTCTGGAACCGAGAGTTCTATCGAAATCGTGGCTGGATTCGGAGCGGCCCTATGGTGCATCGACTTCCAGCTATACAGCTTGACGCAGGGCGTTTCTCGGGTTGATGCCACGCACCGTCCTGCAGCTCTACACAGCTACTGGGTGCCAGACAACTCGGCCGGAGACACCAACCCCGGACCCCAGGTGCGCGGTGTCTGGTACGCTCTGCCATTTATTGCGGATTTTATTGGAAACAGCCCAGGCAAGGTCGCCGAGGTGGATCTGGGGTCCGATGTGCTCACTGCGTATGCGATGTATAATGCATCTACCAATCATTTGTCCAAGGTCGCGCTGATCAACCTCAACGCCTGGGTGAACGGAGGAAGTAGTGGTGTTCGAGGGTCAAAAAATGTCTCAATTCCAATCAGCGCTGGCACATTTACCTACAAGGTGCAGCGCCTTgtgtctgctgctggcgctcAGGCGATGGGATTCGATTATGGCGGCCCTACGGAGAATATCACCTGGGCCGGTGAGCAATGGAGCTACTCGATCAACCAGGGTAAAGGAAGCCTACTGGCTGGTGTTTCGACAGGGGAGACTCATCGTGGTACCGGTGGCGTGGTGAATATTGAAGTATCGGATAGCGAGGCCGTTCTTGTTACATTCAACGGACTGTAA
- a CDS encoding uncharacterized protein (ID:PFLUO_003338-T1.cds;~source:funannotate) has product MSDATILAGVLGLSSAIQLAREGHTVTVIARDLPGDFDIEYASPWAGSHFRPISANNASERFEQELMHETYDELKVTAERHPDSSVRFVRAVEYFDSPSPAYSDETLVKQNGYADWPDFRILDPSELPAGHDAIQLGVTYTGWVLNSPVYLAWLHRQAQGLGVRFIRARLAALEEAVFIHRESEGNHPRANIRAVINASGRGFQDPDSFPSRGQFILVSNPCSETISHHWADGSTTVIIPRPLGGGTVIGGTKEPNNWSHSISNAATETILTRAAKLCEQLVSGASNQDASGFDIKQVYIGRRPMRKGGLRLEEQTLEFQDTAEEDGLKTVSRSIPVVHCYGAGASGFKISWELGGGETSGASRGDDIV; this is encoded by the exons ATGAGTGACGCCACTATATT AGCCGGTGTGCTAGGACtcagcagcgccatccagCTCGCGCGCGAAGGCCACACCGTGACCGTGATCGCTCGCGATCTCCCGGGCGACTTCGACATCGAATATGCCTCGCCGTGGGCAGGTTCACACTTCCGTCCTATATCAGCCAACAACGCCTCGGAAAGATTCGAGCAGGAGCTCATGCACGAAACCTACGACGAACTAAAAGTCACGGCGGAGAGGCACCCGGACAGCAGCGTGCGATTCGTGCGGGCAGTGGAATATTTCGATTCGCCGAGTCCGGCCTACTCCGACGAGACGCTGGTGAAGCAGAACGGATACGCGGACTGGCCCGACTTCCGCATCCTCGATCCATCCGAGCTGCCAGCGGGCCATGATGCTATCCAGCTCGGTGTCACCTACACAGGCTGGGTGCTGAACTCGCCCGTGTACCTAGCCTGGTTGCATCGTCAAGCGCAAGGGCTAGGTGTGCGCTTTATCCGAGCGAGATTGgccgcgctcgaggaagCGGTATTTATACACCGCGAGAGCGAGGGCAATCACCCCCGAGCCAATATCCGAGCAGTCATCAACGCCAGCGGCAGAGGCTTCCAGGACCCAGACTCGTTCCCGTCGCGGGGCCAGTTCATCCTCGTCTCTAACCCCTGCAGCGAGACAATCAGTCACCACTGGGCTGACGGGTCTACAACAGTGATCATCCCGCGGCCGTTGGGTGGGGGAACGGTGATCGGGGGCACGAAGGAGCCCAATAATTG GTCTCATTCCATCTCGAACGCTGCAACGGAAACGATCTTGACAAGAGCTGCCAAACTCTGTGAACAGCTCGTCAGCGGTGCGTCCAATCAAGACGCCAGCGGGTTTGATATCAAGCAGGTCTATATCGGACGCCGTCCGATGAGAAAAGGAGGACTACGTCTGGAAGAGCAGACACTTGAATTTCAGGATacggcggaggaggacggGCTGAAGACAGTGTCCAGAAGCATCCCCGTGGTGCACTGCTATGGAGCCGGGGCAAGTGGGTTCAAGATTAGCTGGGAGCTGGGGGGTGGCGAGACGAGTGGCGCGTCTCGTGGCGACGACATAGTGTAA
- a CDS encoding uncharacterized protein (ID:PFLUO_003337-T1.cds;~source:funannotate), giving the protein MQFIKEHSKLLVPRVFANEVDENNPVSAAFMLIELLPGIVAMDAFSSRKAHRGVIPREHRQNFYRSVAKSHVQLTSLRLPKIGTIVKNYKGEYECGPLPGIGGPFDTATAFFEAWADSVKFKWDKETITRMMQRGPIPAERMIAIIDNFPSQIKAMASKLSLFNEGPFPLDHDDFLHSNIMVDENSFDVTGVIDWEGACTVPWELIAFPDFLAAMPVSFDLPQNYGQNGQPLDEEVRETWRERGEYIEMVKSAELQDSLLSACLSSKRSQAISYLYGAYTNVGKLGTYDRVIEELERMQEMEE; this is encoded by the exons ATGCAATTCATTAAGGAGCATTCCAAACTACTAGTGCCTCGGGTTTTTGCGAATGAAGTTGACGAGAACAATCCGGTGAGCGCCGCGTTCATGCTGATAGAGCTACTCCCCGGTATTGTCGCTATGGACGCCTTCAGCAGCCGTAAGGCCCATCGAGGTGTTATACCTAGAGAGCACCGGCAAAACTTCTACCGCTCCGTCGCAAAGTCTCAT GTCCAGTTGACTTCCTTACGACTCCCAAAAATTGGAACGATTGTGAAGAACTATAAGGGTGAATACGAGTGTGGTCCCTTACCAGGAATCGGGGGTCCGTTTGATACAGCAACTGCATTCTTCGAGGCGTGGGCCGATAGCGTCAAGTTCAAGTGGGATAAAGAAACAATTACACGCATGATGCAGAGAGGTCCGATCCCGGCAGAAAGGATGATCGCCATTATCGACAACTTCCCATCACAGATCAAAGCGATGGCTAGCAAGCTGTCCCTGTTCAACGAAGGGCCATTCCCTCTGGACCATGATGATTTTCTCCATAGTAACATCATGGTAGATGAGAATAGCTTTGATGTAACTGGAGTCATCGACTGGGAAGGAGCATGTACGGTTCCCTGGGAGCTCATCGCGTTCCCCGATTTCCTTGCAGCCATGCCCGTCTCCTTTGATCTGCCTCAGAATTACGGCCAAAATGGACAGCCGTTGGATGAGGAAGTACGAGAAACCTGGCGCGAGCGAGGAGAGTATATAGAAATGGTGAAATCGGCCGAGCTTCAAGATAGCCTGCTCTCGGCTTGTCTGAGTAGCAAGAGGAGCCAGGCTATATCTTATTTATATGGGGCGTATACAAATGTTGGAAAATTGGGTACCTATGATCGAGTTATAGAGGAGTTAGAGAGGAtgcaggagatggaggaatAA